The genomic interval CAGGCCGGACTCGGTCTTGAACTGTGCTTGCAGGTTATTAACTCGTAAAAGCTCTGTCACGTTACCATCCTCGCACTAGAGAATGCCCCTGAGCCGGGGCGAGCGCATCCGTCACCGACTGGCTAAAAGCTCTAAGCCCAATTATATATGAAATACTTTCTCAGGACAAGGACACGTAGCGGCGTGCTATGCCCTGGAGATAGCCTTGGCCGGGCACCAGAACTCCTCGGAAACGCAGACTCCGCAATCGGTGCATTTCCTGGGGTCGATGGCCACGGACGTCAGGCTGAGTTCATCCTGCTGGAAAGGTTTGCCCACAATAGCATTTTCCGGGCAGCGGTTAACACAAAGGCCGCATTTGAGACAGATTTTAGGATTGATTTTATAAGCCACTTTAAACTCCTTAAGGTTAAAGATTATAGCGTATTCAGTTGCCTTGATTAGTAGCCCTCGTCCTTCCAGACATTCCAGTCAATTTTCTCCCGGATAGACGCCGGCAAAAGCTGCTGGTAAAACTTCTCCGTATGGGAGGGGCCTTGATTTATCTCGATGAATATCCAGGGTCGGAAAGTGGTTATCGGCAGCCAGGGGGCGTGGATGCAGTTCGGCGGAATATAGACTACCGTGGACTTGGTGATGATATGCCTTTCCATTTCCGGGCCCATATAAAACTCAACCACCGCGCCCAGGTCCGAGGGGTCATCCGGGTTGGTCCCGACGTGGAAAAGCAGCTCCGGGTCTTTATGGATATGCGGCGGATGCCCCCCCATAGCGTGACGGGGTATGGGCAGGTCCGGCTTATATGGGTCGTAGGGGGCCAGCAGGGGCGCGAAGATGGCGATAACCAGCGCCCGATTGAAGAATACCTTTATGAACCTCCGGAACTCACTGACTCGCGGCGGAGATATTCCGCGGCCGGGCGGATATACCTTTGAATCAGAACGGCCGGCAGCAGGCGCAGCTCTTGGGAGAATACCTGGCCGGAGAGAAAATAGATGCCGTTTACGCCAGCCCGTTGCAAAGGGCGGTAAAGACCGCCGCGGCGGTGGCTGCGCCGTAAAAGCTGGAGGTGACCATCGCCCCGGAGGTGATTGATATAAATTTCGGGGACTGGCAGGGACTGCCGTCGGCGCAGGTGAAACAGCAATACCCACGGATTTACCGGGACTGGCTGTACACGCCCGCCCTGGCGAAAATACCGAACGGGGAGTCCCTGGCAGACGTTGGCAGCCGGGCTTTACCGCTATTGGAGAAAATAGCGGGGCGGGCTCTTCAGGCGAAAGTGCCGTTTTTGGACAGCCGGGAGAGGTTATAGCGGACGCGGGCGCCGGACTCCAGCAGGGCATCCACGTATTCCGCCGTCCGGGGTTTAATGCGGTCTTCCAGCCCCAGGATGCCGAGGCAAGCGGGTAAAATGTAGTTCTTGATAGGCACGGAAATACTCATCGCTCCGTGGGCCCGTTCGCCGGTGCCGATGACGTATTCCTGCTTCCTGATTTCTTTCAATTGTGCCATCAGCTCTTCCTTGCTGGTAACGGTGCGGTCCGTCAATCGCTCGAAACTCAGGTTGTTCATGACTATTTTCAGCTCTTTGGCGGGCAGTTGGGCCAGCAGCACCTTGGAAGTGCCGCCGGCGTGCAGGTTGGCGCTGATTCTGCTCCTGGCTACAATCTGGATTTCCTGCGTGCTGGGGATTTCATGCAGCAGGTAGGTATTGATGCCGATGAGCACATTGACGGCGATGGACTCCCCGGTCAGCTTGGACAAGCGCTCCATTTCACTGATGGAGCACAGCACCAGGGTCTGGTGGGTGATGCTCGGGTTCGCGGCCAGTTCCGCGATTAATTTGCCGATGTAGTAGCGGCGGTTGATGGGGTTACGGATGGTAATGCCCGTTTCCCCCAGGGCCTGGAGCAGCCGGTAAACCGTGGATTTATTGATTTTTAAAGTCTTGGAGATTTCCGATACCGTGGTAATGCCCTTGTTGAGACAGCCGAGGATTTCCGCCGTGCGGAAAATGGACTTGAAGGGAGAGGGCTTCCTTTTAGTCTTTACGGCACTTTTTATCATCACCGATACTCCATGGCGCGATGGCGCCGCCGCGATATAGCTCGGGGTTTTAATCGCGGCATATCGTGGGCATTTCCACTGCTCATTATATCCGACTCCATGGATATGAGCAATTTCCCGCCGGGAGTGAGCTGGTGATGATGCTTATACTATAAAGCGGCCCGTGGTAATTAGCGGTTGGTCCCAACTGAAAACAGTAGAAGCTTTCAGTCTACGCGCTTTTTTTCAGCGTTAAGGAAGCCAGCACTAAAAATCCTACCGCGAACGCCGCCAGTATGCCTATATCCTTGCCCACGTCCAGCAGGCTTTGCCCCTGCTGCATCAGTGCTTTAATCCCCTCCACCCCGTAGGTCAGTGGCAAAAACTTGGATATCCACTCCAGGACGGCGGGCAGCTGCCGGACGGGTATGAAAAGCCCGCTGACGAATATCTGCGGCACGATAACCAGCGGGATGAACTGTATCATCTGGAACTCGTTCCGGGCGAAGGCGGAAAAGAAAGTGCCCATGCATACCGCCACGATGCCGATAAGCACCTGGAAAATCAGGATTTGCCACAAATCGCCGCGGTAGCTGATATTCAGCACGTAAATCATGTAAAAGAACATGATCAGCGTTTGTATCAGCGCGAAGATAAGCAGTCCCAGCAGGTAGCCGGCCACGATATCCATGCGGGTCAGCGGCGCGGCCATCAGGCGCTCCAGCGTGCCCTGGGTGCGCTCTCTCAAAAAGCTGATGCCGGTTATTAGGAAGCCGAAGAAGAAAATCAGTATGGCCAGTATGCCGGGCGCGGCGTTGTTCAGCGTGTTTTTATCCGTCAGGCTGAAACCCGCGATGGTGGCTATCACCAGCGGCACGATAAGTATCAGCGCGATGGTGCGGCGGTCCCGCGCTACCTGCAGCATCACCCTCCAGGCGATGGTAAACGTATTACTGGACATCGTTCTTCACCTCGTCATGCTTGATGTAGTAGAGGAAAGCGTCCTCCAGCGTGGCATCTTTATTAC from Dehalococcoidales bacterium carries:
- a CDS encoding ABC transporter permease, with the protein product MSSNTFTIAWRVMLQVARDRRTIALILIVPLVIATIAGFSLTDKNTLNNAAPGILAILIFFFGFLITGISFLRERTQGTLERLMAAPLTRMDIVAGYLLGLLIFALIQTLIMFFYMIYVLNISYRGDLWQILIFQVLIGIVAVCMGTFFSAFARNEFQMIQFIPLVIVPQIFVSGLFIPVRQLPAVLEWISKFLPLTYGVEGIKALMQQGQSLLDVGKDIGILAAFAVGFLVLASLTLKKSA
- a CDS encoding 4Fe-4S binding protein, which gives rise to MAYKINPKICLKCGLCVNRCPENAIVGKPFQQDELSLTSVAIDPRKCTDCGVCVSEEFWCPAKAISRA
- a CDS encoding IclR family transcriptional regulator, with translation MIKSAVKTKRKPSPFKSIFRTAEILGCLNKGITTVSEISKTLKINKSTVYRLLQALGETGITIRNPINRRYYIGKLIAELAANPSITHQTLVLCSISEMERLSKLTGESIAVNVLIGINTYLLHEIPSTQEIQIVARSRISANLHAGGTSKVLLAQLPAKELKIVMNNLSFERLTDRTVTSKEELMAQLKEIRKQEYVIGTGERAHGAMSISVPIKNYILPACLGILGLEDRIKPRTAEYVDALLESGARVRYNLSRLSKNGTFA